The DNA sequence GTATCCTACGATAGTCAGACACTTCCAAACCTGCATCGGCAAAGAGGCGAGGCAGCAGTGCATTGATAAATTAGGCAGACTGCCGGATATGGTTGTTGCCTGTGTTGGCGGCGGCAGCAATGCGATAGGTATCTTTTCAGGATTTATAGAAGATAAAGATGTGAAGCTAATCGGTGTTGAAGCCGGCGGCAGGAGTGTAGCCGAGGGCAAACATGCTGCGACACTGGTAGCGGGGCGAGTGGGTATCCTGCACGGGGCGAAATCATATCTGCTGCAGGACGCGGAAGGTCAGGTTTACGAAACGGAGTCGGTAAGCGCCGGATTGGATTACCCGGCTGTCGGGCCGGAGCATTGTTTGTTGAAGGATACCGGCAGGGCCAAATATGTCGCGGCGGAAGATGATAAAGTGCTCGATGCATTTGAGCTATTAAGCAAAACAGAAGGAATACTTCCTGCGCTGGAAAGCTCGCACGCATTGGCGTATCTTATGAGCCAAAAGGGAAAGTTGAAACCGGAACAAATAGCGGTAGTAAATCTTTCAGGCAGGGGTGATAAGGACGTCTCGATTGTCGAGCGATGCAGAGGCAAAAAGGAATAAGCTTTATGAAAACATATAAACAGGTTTTTTCGGAACTGGCAAAAGCAAAAAGAGCGGCGTTGATACCGTTTTTTGTAATCGGCGACCCTGATTTCGATACGAGTCTTGCAATTGTGAAGACAGCTATTGATGCAGGGGCGGATATTTTAGAGCTTGGGATACCGTTTTCCGACCCGATAGCGGACGGGCCGACGATTCAGAAGGCCGATATCCGGGCAAGGAACAGCGGGATGAGTGTTACAAAGGCGAGGGAGTTTGTCCGAAAGGTGAAGGATTATAAGGACATCCCAATAGGATTACTGATGTATTACAACCTGATTTACCAGTACGGGACGAAAAAGTTTTTCAGCGATTTTCACAAAGCAGGCGTTAACAGCGTGCTGGTCGCTGATTTGAGCGTTGACGATGCAGATGAAATTATGTCGCCTGCAACCGAAGCGGGACTCGATACCGTTTTTATGGTTACTCCCAATACCGACGCAGAGAGAATGAAGCTAATCGCCTCCAAGACGACGGGGTTTATTTATACGGTGTCACTGCTCGGCGTAACGGGCAGCAGGGACAAGGTCTCCGGAGATGTTCGCGGACTGGTTGAAAGGCTGAAAGAAGTAACAGATGTACCGATTTGTGTAGGATTTGGAATCAGCAAGCCCGAACACGCAGTCGAAGTCGCCAAGGCCGGCGCGGACGGTGTAATAATAGGCTCAAAGATAGTGCAGTTAATCGAAGAGAATTTGGGCAAGAAGGAAAAGTGCCTGGCTGAAATTTCAACATTTGTAAGCGAAGTCAGGAAAGCGATTGAGAGACAAGGGTAAACTTGCTTCGTCCCGCTTTCATCTGGACTACGGACGGACAAGCTGATATGCCCTTATGAGTTCTGCTATACTCCAGGCCTGGGCCATGCAGCCCTTAGGTTTGTGAGGAGGGTCGCCGTCGAATATCTCGCAGATTTGTCCGAGACAACCATCTTTTGTCATATACTGTAACAGAGGTTTGATAAATTCGGACGCCTCTTTTTTGCTTTTTCGGCTGTGACCATAGACCTTCAGGTAACTTTCCACGAATGGTCCGAGCAGATACGGCCAAACAGTTCCCTGGTGATAGGCCTGGTCACGTTCTTTCTGGGAGCCTGTATATGTACCTTTATAGCGATTGTCTTGGACATTTAATGTTCTCAGGCCGAAAGGCGTGAGGAGATTTTTTTGAACCGCGTCCACGACGGCCTTTTGCTGTTGAGGTGACAGGGGTGAAAATGGAAGCGAAACGGCGAATATCTGGTTTGGCCGTAAGCTCGCATCAGCGGAACCATCGGGCAAAATGCAGTCATGGAGACAACCGGCTTGTTCATTCCAGAATGACCTGCAGAAACTATTTTTGACTTTATCAGCCAAATCGCGGTAATGTTTTGCGTTATCCATATCATCACGGCTGTCATAAAACTGAACAAGCCAGCAAAGTGCGTTGTACCAGAGAGCATTAACCTCAACAGCTTTTCCGTATCTGGCGGTGAAAGCCACTCCGTCGTATTTAGCATCCATCCAGGTCAGCTGCGTTTGCTCATTACCCGCGGTTATAAGCCCGTCAGCATCAGCGCAAATACCAAACGGATTGCCTTGATGGTAAGAATCTATAATGCGGCGGATTACCGGCAGAAGCTGCATGGTAAAGGTTTCTGAATCGCCGGCGGCGTTTAAGTATTGAAAAGCCGCGTTGATGAACCAGAGGGAAGCGTCCACACTATTAAAGTAGGCGGTGTCGCTGCGGTCATCGAACCGATTCGGAATTACACCCTCGTCAGCAGCTGCGGCGAAGGTTGCCAAAACGGACTTTGCCTCTTCGAATCTTCCGGTGGCGAGCAGCAGTCCCGGCAAA is a window from the Phycisphaerae bacterium genome containing:
- the trpB gene encoding tryptophan synthase subunit beta, whose translation is MKYKGRFGDYGGFYVPEVLIPVLEELEGAFYCFYQDKRFAAELAQLLGDYAGRPTPLYFAKRFSDYVGFKVYLKREDLLHGGAHKVNNTLGQGLLAKYMGKTKLIAETGAGQHGLATAMIGALFGMETKIFMGVTDVERQSVNVHKMRLCGAEVVPIEGGTGTLKDAINDALRYWTAHVKDTFYLFGSAAGPHPYPTIVRHFQTCIGKEARQQCIDKLGRLPDMVVACVGGGSNAIGIFSGFIEDKDVKLIGVEAGGRSVAEGKHAATLVAGRVGILHGAKSYLLQDAEGQVYETESVSAGLDYPAVGPEHCLLKDTGRAKYVAAEDDKVLDAFELLSKTEGILPALESSHALAYLMSQKGKLKPEQIAVVNLSGRGDKDVSIVERCRGKKE
- a CDS encoding amylo-alpha-1,6-glucosidase yields the protein MLTLQKTDSEEIISIPTDKKNVEGLLTKEWLLTNDRGSYASSTIIGCNTRRYHGLLIGSTNPPANRIMALANCMEMVILNGNVFNLSTFEFSGKFAPVGFNFLKRFRRDTAVHFDYQLPQFKLTKSVYLLRDADMIALVYDFTAVKKPLELVLRPFIGLRDFHTLQKSYAHLYSAWLGDGLLIRHDIPGSCELFLSCPSMKFEKDHQWWFNFTYRIDEQRGQDFTEDLWTPGFFKGSIDSPARIVLWANFGSSGKAASDAEELKLDIEAVREDLCRHQSRITAAAKTKDLRKLCLAADQFIAKRSTAAPGRDEQRTTILAGFPWFADWGRDAFISLPGLLLATGRFEEAKSVLATFAAAADEGVIPNRFDDRSDTAYFNSVDASLWFINAAFQYLNAAGDSETFTMQLLPVIRRIIDSYHQGNPFGICADADGLITAGNEQTQLTWMDAKYDGVAFTARYGKAVEVNALWYNALCWLVQFYDSRDDMDNAKHYRDLADKVKNSFCRSFWNEQAGCLHDCILPDGSADASLRPNQIFAVSLPFSPLSPQQQKAVVDAVQKNLLTPFGLRTLNVQDNRYKGTYTGSQKERDQAYHQGTVWPYLLGPFVESYLKVYGHSRKSKKEASEFIKPLLQYMTKDGCLGQICEIFDGDPPHKPKGCMAQAWSIAELIRAYQLVRP
- the trpA gene encoding tryptophan synthase subunit alpha yields the protein MKTYKQVFSELAKAKRAALIPFFVIGDPDFDTSLAIVKTAIDAGADILELGIPFSDPIADGPTIQKADIRARNSGMSVTKAREFVRKVKDYKDIPIGLLMYYNLIYQYGTKKFFSDFHKAGVNSVLVADLSVDDADEIMSPATEAGLDTVFMVTPNTDAERMKLIASKTTGFIYTVSLLGVTGSRDKVSGDVRGLVERLKEVTDVPICVGFGISKPEHAVEVAKAGADGVIIGSKIVQLIEENLGKKEKCLAEISTFVSEVRKAIERQG